Proteins from a single region of Candidatus Bathyarchaeota archaeon:
- a CDS encoding type II toxin-antitoxin system RelE/ParE family toxin: protein MKKSFELIFTKEFVKNLKQFDRQTQIRILKERKILENKPHAGKQLVGRLSDLKSFRVGDYRIIYQVSDQTVIIRTVGHRKKVYDK from the coding sequence ATGAAAAAGAGCTTTGAACTAATCTTCACTAAGGAATTCGTAAAGAATCTCAAGCAGTTTGATAGGCAGACGCAAATTCGAATACTAAAAGAACGCAAGATTTTAGAAAACAAGCCACATGCTGGTAAACAGTTAGTGGGGCGTTTAAGCGACCTTAAATCCTTTCGCGTGGGCGATTACAGAATTATCTACCAAGTTTCTGATCAAACCGTCATCATCAGAACCGTTGGTCACCGCAAAAAAGTCTACGATAAATAA
- a CDS encoding Lrp/AsnC family transcriptional regulator, whose protein sequence is MDVKIIKELLKDGRKNFSEIAEALEISDSMIWKRFKELEDAGIIVGSSIQLYYPSIGYNIVGNITFKIEPHLADRTVKYVQKMPNIHSAWLTVGKSQVNAVATMEQIEGLENLKERIRKIPSVSDIRTYIWIGIRNIRENLAIVPTKKMPSKDNVEKNGYVTLYKSEGTKQVDQTDRCIIEKLSADGRVSFRKLAKEIGVSTDTIARRYRKLKEKGIVKVSIQLDTAKLGYHGLATFYLAFGSQSDVISVVEKICTIPDIVLIVQTSGNFDLLVEAMIKDVDQLLSIQDQLTDMPGVTKTEMHIIRPIPIFPVFREYISTF, encoded by the coding sequence ATCGACGTCAAAATAATCAAAGAATTACTAAAAGACGGCAGAAAAAATTTTAGCGAAATTGCAGAAGCATTAGAAATATCAGATAGCATGATATGGAAACGATTTAAAGAACTCGAAGACGCTGGCATAATTGTTGGTTCATCTATTCAACTGTATTACCCCAGCATAGGGTATAACATAGTTGGCAACATTACATTCAAGATCGAACCGCATCTAGCAGATCGAACCGTAAAGTATGTACAAAAAATGCCGAATATCCATTCCGCTTGGCTGACAGTTGGAAAATCGCAGGTAAATGCAGTCGCAACAATGGAGCAAATAGAAGGATTAGAAAATTTAAAAGAAAGGATTAGAAAAATTCCTTCAGTCTCAGACATAAGAACCTACATCTGGATTGGTATAAGAAATATTAGAGAAAACTTGGCAATAGTTCCGACGAAGAAAATGCCGAGCAAAGATAATGTAGAAAAAAACGGTTATGTAACACTATATAAATCAGAGGGAACTAAACAGGTTGACCAAACTGATAGATGCATAATTGAAAAACTTTCAGCCGATGGTCGAGTTTCTTTTAGAAAACTGGCTAAGGAAATTGGGGTTTCAACAGATACTATTGCAAGAAGATACAGAAAACTAAAGGAAAAAGGCATAGTTAAGGTCTCAATTCAGCTTGATACAGCAAAACTTGGGTACCACGGTTTAGCCACTTTTTATTTGGCATTTGGGTCTCAAAGCGATGTGATTTCAGTGGTAGAAAAAATTTGCACAATCCCAGACATAGTTTTAATTGTTCAGACCAGTGGCAATTTTGACTTATTAGTAGAAGCCATGATAAAAGATGTTGATCAATTATTATCAATTCAAGACCAGCTTACAGACATGCCTGGCGTTACAAAGACTGAAATGCATATTATTAGACCTATTCCAATATTTCCCGTTTTCCGCGAGTACATATCAACATTCTAG
- a CDS encoding metalloregulator ArsR/SmtB family transcription factor, whose amino-acid sequence MADKNKDVEYPEEVKEAIDEIGGLDRIKKAINSEEINQEVKLYRILSDKTRLTILKAIRQCDLCPCVIKVLMKISDSRLSYHLMVLEEAGLISSYKKKNWKIYKITEKGSSI is encoded by the coding sequence ATGGCAGACAAAAACAAAGATGTTGAATACCCCGAAGAAGTCAAGGAAGCTATTGACGAAATCGGCGGATTAGACCGCATAAAAAAAGCTATCAATTCTGAGGAAATCAACCAAGAGGTCAAACTGTACAGAATTCTTTCAGACAAAACAAGACTAACAATTCTAAAAGCCATCCGTCAATGTGACTTATGTCCATGCGTCATAAAAGTCCTAATGAAAATCTCTGATTCTAGGCTCTCTTATCATCTTATGGTTCTAGAAGAAGCAGGTCTGATAAGCTCTTATAAAAAGAAGAACTGGAAAATATACAAGATAACAGAAAAAGGTAGCTCGATATAG
- a CDS encoding site-specific DNA-methyltransferase: MLTQHKIILGNSQHMTELADGSVQLMVTSPPYPMIQMWDELFCKTDPKIAELWQKLKADGNEAVVRQIYDAMHENLATVWRETHRVLCDGGIAAINIGDATRTVNGKFQLFPNHARIMEECDKIGFTTLPYILWKKPTTKPTYKGKGAFLGSGFLPPNAYVTLDCEFILLFRKGKLRKFQPKDALRYESAFTKAQRNEWFSQIWAFKGIRQTASELERRTAAYPEEIAVRLIKMFSIKGDTVLDPFLGSGTTTKIAMQNERNSIGYETDTRLLSVIQKKISANKESPAVQIIKR; the protein is encoded by the coding sequence ATGTTAACCCAGCACAAAATAATCTTAGGCAACAGCCAACACATGACTGAACTAGCCGACGGCAGTGTGCAGTTGATGGTGACTTCGCCGCCTTACCCCATGATACAAATGTGGGACGAACTCTTCTGCAAAACTGACCCAAAAATTGCGGAGCTGTGGCAGAAGCTAAAGGCTGACGGCAACGAAGCGGTTGTGCGGCAAATCTATGATGCTATGCATGAGAACTTGGCGACGGTTTGGAGAGAAACCCACCGAGTCCTATGCGACGGGGGCATAGCAGCCATAAACATCGGCGATGCCACACGCACAGTTAACGGCAAATTCCAGCTTTTTCCAAACCACGCGCGTATTATGGAAGAGTGTGATAAAATCGGCTTCACGACCCTGCCCTATATTTTGTGGAAGAAACCCACGACCAAACCCACCTACAAGGGCAAAGGCGCATTCTTGGGCTCAGGGTTCTTGCCGCCAAACGCCTATGTCACACTCGACTGCGAATTCATCCTGCTCTTCAGGAAAGGGAAACTTCGTAAATTCCAACCCAAAGACGCACTCCGCTACGAGAGCGCCTTCACCAAGGCTCAGAGGAATGAGTGGTTTAGCCAAATCTGGGCGTTTAAAGGCATACGGCAAACCGCAAGCGAACTGGAACGCAGAACCGCCGCGTACCCCGAAGAAATCGCGGTGCGCCTAATCAAAATGTTTAGCATCAAAGGGGACACAGTTCTAGACCCGTTTCTTGGCTCAGGGACAACGACAAAGATTGCCATGCAAAACGAGCGCAACAGCATCGGCTATGAAACCGACACGCGGTTGCTTTCTGTGATTCAGAAAAAGATAAGCGCCAACAAAGAAAGCCCTGCTGTGCAGATAATAAAACGCTAA
- a CDS encoding M3 family oligoendopeptidase: MTTQQVTWDLTELFSCATDPKINQAIAQATAMTDAFEKAYREKIAQLTPEGLLRCLQEVETFEAKFKDITLFSSLCFSANMTLPETQALNDRINKLEAKIGKQLAFFSLELGKLVKAKPELIQEPVLANYKHMLERVHRRVEHQLSEVEEQLIIEKDQFGVNAWEELQSKWLNTRLFEVTVLGEKKTLSYGEANGLLPHPDRATRESANRAIYGVLGKDGEIFSSALRSICNDWVTVSKRRKYQSPMEASLISNDTQQNIINNLLKTIQENTNTYQHYLKLKAKLMNLPVLGNHDIVAPLPNTPELKFTFQQAQELVTEAYSRFDTQYANATQEIFQKRRIHATPCFGKRNGAFCACYYNGKSAFILQSFNGTLNDTFTLAHELGHATHDWYASRSQTLLNMSVPSIVAETASIFGELLLTDLLLEQAKTQAEKRAVLCHVLDEAGITTFQVTARVWFEQSLYNAIENEEFLDYQTICNHWTTARDRIYGDAVTWLPEMQAEWTMKPHYFMANYRFYNYPYVYAQMFVYALYEHYQQEGKTFVPKLKQALSAGSSTSPLGIAKIVGLNVEEPSFWNSGIKFLKHLVADLEKTL, encoded by the coding sequence TTGACCACGCAACAAGTTACATGGGACTTAACCGAACTTTTCTCCTGCGCAACCGACCCAAAAATCAACCAAGCCATCGCACAAGCCACAGCCATGACGGACGCGTTCGAGAAGGCGTACCGTGAAAAAATTGCCCAGCTAACACCCGAAGGCTTGCTACGGTGCCTGCAAGAGGTAGAAACTTTTGAGGCAAAGTTTAAGGACATTACACTGTTTTCTAGCCTCTGCTTCTCAGCAAACATGACCCTGCCAGAAACGCAGGCACTAAACGATAGGATAAACAAGCTGGAAGCCAAAATCGGCAAACAACTAGCCTTCTTCTCGCTGGAACTGGGCAAACTGGTAAAAGCTAAACCTGAACTCATCCAAGAGCCCGTTTTGGCGAATTACAAGCACATGTTAGAGCGCGTGCACCGCCGAGTCGAACATCAACTCAGCGAAGTCGAAGAGCAACTTATCATTGAGAAAGACCAGTTCGGCGTCAACGCGTGGGAAGAACTGCAAAGCAAATGGCTAAACACACGCCTCTTTGAAGTCACAGTTCTGGGCGAAAAAAAGACGCTCAGCTACGGAGAAGCAAACGGACTTTTGCCCCACCCCGACCGTGCCACACGCGAATCCGCCAACCGCGCCATCTACGGAGTACTAGGCAAAGACGGCGAAATCTTCTCAAGCGCCCTGCGAAGCATATGCAACGACTGGGTAACCGTATCAAAACGCAGAAAATACCAATCGCCCATGGAAGCCAGCCTAATCAGCAACGACACCCAACAAAACATAATCAACAACCTCTTAAAAACCATCCAAGAAAACACAAACACATACCAGCACTACCTAAAACTCAAAGCCAAACTCATGAACCTCCCCGTGCTCGGCAACCACGACATAGTAGCCCCACTGCCAAACACGCCAGAACTCAAATTCACCTTCCAACAAGCACAGGAATTAGTCACAGAAGCCTACAGTCGCTTTGACACACAGTACGCAAACGCAACACAGGAAATCTTCCAAAAACGCCGCATCCACGCAACGCCGTGTTTTGGCAAACGCAACGGAGCATTCTGCGCATGCTACTACAACGGTAAATCCGCCTTCATCCTGCAAAGCTTCAACGGCACACTAAACGACACCTTCACGCTGGCACACGAGTTGGGACACGCCACGCATGACTGGTACGCGTCAAGAAGCCAAACACTCCTAAACATGAGCGTCCCCTCCATCGTGGCAGAAACCGCCTCAATCTTTGGCGAACTCCTCCTAACTGACCTGCTCTTGGAACAGGCAAAAACGCAGGCGGAAAAAAGAGCTGTCCTCTGCCATGTCCTAGACGAAGCAGGCATAACCACATTTCAAGTCACCGCACGCGTATGGTTCGAACAATCACTCTACAACGCAATCGAAAACGAAGAGTTCCTCGATTACCAAACAATCTGCAACCACTGGACAACCGCCCGCGACCGCATCTACGGAGACGCCGTCACATGGCTCCCAGAAATGCAAGCCGAATGGACCATGAAACCCCACTACTTTATGGCGAACTACCGCTTCTACAATTACCCCTACGTCTACGCCCAAATGTTCGTCTACGCGCTGTATGAACACTATCAACAGGAAGGCAAAACGTTTGTGCCCAAACTAAAACAAGCCCTCAGCGCAGGCAGCAGCACCTCACCGTTGGGCATTGCAAAAATCGTCGGCTTAAACGTTGAGGAACCAAGCTTCTGGAACAGCGGCATAAAATTCCTAAAACACCTAGTAGCGGATTTAGAAAAAACCCTCTAG